A single region of the Macrobrachium rosenbergii isolate ZJJX-2024 chromosome 5, ASM4041242v1, whole genome shotgun sequence genome encodes:
- the LOC136838885 gene encoding lysosomal proton-coupled steroid conjugate and bile acid symporter SLC46A3-like: MAQLLNALKSTSVEPVMLIIGACNQAMRLFAENVQMNKICSVNLGFSAKVCENLADHLKENVLVQKDFTLFSFYNSIIPSVTALIYVLFMGAWSDKYGRKIPLLLTLVCNTMYAAGYVLSNWQTSWPVEIIYLVTFLESLGGGYVGFLTSTTSYISDICPEKIRTSRLTMANSMWYLGGPLGNLIGAILIKHTTYNVALAVVLLAYISVVVSVIFFIKESHGPFAKKELQSKGSLNSRIIEAPKEQVTISLMIRDFFNWRRAAESFKTALKKREGNTRCVLLIIIGSNMIRQAGRGFFIYMFVRQALQWDAKDYGYWATYRSLLTALGSLFLIAPLTKLCDIKDTTLALAGSLSIISEYVCYGLVMNKSLSFLLWLGPVAGLISNASIIAFGSMPTKLVGSNEKGRISAVTSAMNSLMPMVGFAIYSPVYYRTVDSFPSAQFFIAGSLNFMIIVMFVFVQMKNSSSSYDSKDLEPSFSKTKEFDIFKNRTTVTLRGLVRSLSGLVQQDSTTLENNQTPEKNIPTQTQEALQDSQNSSTPATKKTLTGVINHSFACDGEGSVCKSNFQTSTENSVSASTADEIITQSNISQESTVIRGKDCTCHCKKAEGHSPLPPDNLCDLPIDKTPVKDINKV, translated from the exons ATGGCACAGCTTCTGAATGCACTCAAAAGCACTTCGGTTGAGCCTGTCATGCTCATTATTGGTGCTTGCAACCAGGCAATGCGGCTCTTTGCCGAAAACGTTCAGATGAATAAGATATGTTCCGTCAACCTCGGTTTTTCAGCCAAA gTATGTGAAAATTTGGCCGATCATCTAAAGGAGAATGTGTTGGTCCAAAAggatttcactttattttccttttacaacaGCATCATTCCTTCTGTGACTGCTCTTATATACGTGCTGTTTATGGGGGCATGGAGTGATAAATATGGGAGAAAG ATTCCTCTCTTGCTCACTTTGGTGTGCAACACGATGTATGCTGCGGGGTATGTGCTCAGCAACTGGCAAACTTCTTGGCCTGTGGAAATTATCTATCTAGTGACGTTCTTAGAATCTCTTGGTGGAGGTTACGTAGGATTTTTAACTTCGACCACCAGCTACATTAGTGACATCTGTCCTGAGAAAATCCGCACGTCACGTCTCACCATGGCCAATTCTATGTGGTACTTAGGTGGTCCTCTAGGTAACCTTATTGGAGCGATCCTCATCAAACACACTACCTATAATGTAGCATTGGCAGTGGTTCTCTTGGCATACATTTCAGTTGTGGtctctgtcatttttttcatcaagGAGAGTCATGGACCCTTTGCCAAAAAGGAACTCCAAAGCAAGGGATCACTCAATAGTAGGATTATTGAGGCTCCAAAGGAACAAGTTACCATTTCACTCATGATCAGAGATTTCTTCAACTGGAGAAGAGCTGCAGAGTCCTTTAAAACAGCGCTCAAGAAGAGGGAAGGAAACACTCGTTGTGTGCTCTTGATCATAATTGGGTCTAACATGATCCGTCAAGCTGGTAGAG GATTCTTCATCTACATGTTTGTCAGACAAGCACTACAATGGGATGCGAAAGACTATGGATACTGGGCTACATACAGAAGCCTTCTGACTGCACTGG GTTCCCTGTTCTTGATTGCTCCACTAACAAAACTATGTGACATCAAAGACACAACATTAGCGTTGGCAGGTTCCCTATCAATAATTTCCGAATATGTTTGTTATGGTCTAGTAATGAACAAATCGCTGTCTTTCTTGTTATGGCTGGGACCTGTAGCAGGCCTCATTTCCAACGCCAGCATCATTGCCTTCGGGTCAATGCCTACGAAGCTGGTTGGCAGTAATGAAAAAG GTCGAATTAGTGCTGTCACGTCTGCTATGAATAGCCTCATGCCGATGGTGGGTTTTGCTATTTATTCACCAGTGTACTACAGGACGGTCGACTCCTTCCCATCAGCACAATTCTTTATTGCTGGCAGCCTTAACTTCATGATCATAGTAATGTTTGT ttttgtcCAGATGAAAAACAGTTCTTCATCGTACGACAGCAAGGATCTGGAACCTAGCTTTTCCAAAACCAAggaatttgatatatttaaaaacaggACCACAGTCACTCTTAGGGGTCTCGTTCGTTCTCTTAGTGGTCTAGTACAACAGGACAGTACGACGCTGGAAAATAACCAAACTCCAGAAAAGAATATTCCTACTCAGACACAAGAAGCTTTGCAGGACTCCCAAAACAGTAGTACACCAGCAACCAAGAAAACTTTGACCGGTGTAATTAACCATTCATTTGCATGCGACGGTGAAGGAAGCGTGTGCAAGAGTAACTTCCAAACAAGCACAGAAAACAGTGTGTCGGCTTCTACTGCTGATGAAATAATCACGCAATCCAATATAAGTCAGGAGAGTACTGTTATCAGAGGGAAGGATTGCACTTGTCACTGTAAGAAGGCCGAGGGTCACTCCCCTCTCCCACCTGACAATTTGTGTGACCTTCCAATAGATAAAACTCCTGTTAAGGACATAAACAAAGTGTGA
- the LOC136838956 gene encoding germ cell nuclear acidic protein-like codes for MSDGETSNEEMSDDEMSNDEMSDDEKSNDEMSDDETSNDEMSDDETSNDEMSDEEMSEDEMSDDETSNDEMSDDETPNDEMSDDEMPDDEMSEDETSNDEMSDDETSNDEMSDDEISNDEMSDDEKSNDEMFDDEMSYDETSLEEMPDGEASNDEMSDDEMSDD; via the coding sequence ATGTCCGATGGTGAAACGTCTAACGAAGAAATGTCCGACGACGAAATGTCTAACGACGAAATGTCCGACGACGAAAAGTCTAACGACGAAATGTCAGACGATGAAACGTCTAACGACGAAATGTCCGACGATGAAACGTCTAACGACGAAATGTCCGACGAAGAAATGTCCGAGGACGAAATGTCCGACGATGAAACGTCAAACGACGAAATGTCCGATGATGAAACGCCTAACGACGAAATGTCCGACGACGAAATGCCCGATGACGAAATGTCCGAAGATGAAACGTCTAACGACGAAATGTCCGACGATGAAACGTCTAACGACGAAATGTCCGATGATGAAATATCTAACGACGAAATGTCCGATGATGAAAAGTCTAACGACGAAATGTTCGACGACGAAATGTCCTACGATGAAACATCTCTCGAAGAAATGCCCGACGGTGAAGCGTCTAACGACGAAATGTCCGACGACGAAATGTCCGATGACTAA
- the LOC136838957 gene encoding LOW QUALITY PROTEIN: uncharacterized protein (The sequence of the model RefSeq protein was modified relative to this genomic sequence to represent the inferred CDS: deleted 1 base in 1 codon) — MIQHCHYSADDLVQLCHARIHALEEAVLKKINDHTHLPSALVIGIEMSPKRILEFIPGSPYCCVPQKGIQKVEDHLGEADISSLDVSSSDISSSGISSLDASSSDISSSDISSLDVSSLDISSSDISSLDVSSSDISFSDISSLDVPSWDNSSSDISSLDISSSDISSFRHFVVGHFVFILFIVGHFVVGHFVVRSFIVGHFVVSLDVSSSDITSSFIVGHFSLDVSSSDITSSDISSLDVASSDTSSDISSLDVSSSDISSSDISSLDASSSDILSSDISSSDISSLDVSSSDVSSSDISSLDVSSSDISSSDISSSYISSLDISLSDISSSDIPSLDISSSDISSLDVSSSDISSSDISLLDLSPSDISSLDVSSLDISSLDI, encoded by the exons ATGATACAGCACTGCCATTACAGCGCTGACGATTTGGTGCAGCTATGTCATGCTAGAATTCATGCATTAGAAGAAGCTgttctaaagaaaattaatgaccaCACCCATCTGCCATCTGCATTGGTGATAGGAATTGAAATGAGTCCAAAAAGGAT ACTCGAGTTCATTCCAGGCAGCCCTTACTGTTGTGTCCCCCAGAAGGGTATTCAGAAGGTTGAAGACCATTTAGGAGAGGCAG ACATTTCGTCGTTAGACGTTTCATCGTCGGACATTTCATCGTCGGGCATTTCGTCGTTAGACGCTTCGTCGTCGGACATTTCGTCGTCGGACATTTCGTCGTTAGACGTTTCGTCGTTGGACATTTCGTCGTCAGACATTTCGTCGTTAGACGTTTCATCGTCGGATATTTCGTTCTCGGACATTTCGTCGTTAGATGTTCCGTCGTGGGACAATTCGTCGTCGGACATTTCGTCGTTAGATATTTCGTCGTCGGACATTTCGTCGTTTAGACATTTCGTCGTCGGACATTTCGTCTTTATACTTTTCATCGTAGGACATTTCGTCGTCGGACATTTCGTCGTTAGAAGTTTCATCGTCGGACATTTTGTCGTTAGTCTTGATGTTTCATCGTCGGACATTACGTC AAGTTTCATCGTCGGACATTTT TCGTTAGATGTTTCATCGTCGGACATTACGTCGTCGGACATTTCGTCGTTAGACGTTGCATCGTCGGACACGTCGTCGGACATTTCGTCGTTAGACGTTTCATCGTCGGACATTTCGTCGTCGGACATTTCGTCGTTAGATGCTTCGTCGTCGGACATTTTGTCGTCAGACATTTCGTCGTCAGACATTTCGTCGTTAGATGTTTCATCGTCGGATGTTTCGTCGTCGGACATTTCATCGCTAGACGTTTCATCGTCGGATATTTCGTCGTCGGACATTTCGTCGTCGTACATTTCGTCGTTAGACATTTCATTGTCGGACATTTCGTCGTCGGACATTCCATCGTTAGACATTTCGTCGTCGGACATTTCGTCGTTAGACGTTTCGTCGTCGGACATTTCGTCGTCGGACATTTCGTTGTTAGACCTTTCACCATCGGACATTTCGTCGTTAGACGTTTCATCGTTGGACATTTCGTCGTTGGACATTTAG